One genomic window of Pseudomonas sp. LFM046 includes the following:
- a CDS encoding class I SAM-dependent methyltransferase, with amino-acid sequence MPLLPEDLDHITAITLDDYNRNAEGFREGTRDHDVSQNIEALLRHIRGEAPFTLLDFGCGPGRDLRTFTRLGHRAIGLDGAESFVAMARADSGCEVWHQDFLHLDLPAERFDGIFANASLFHVPLQELPRVLRQLCAALKPGGVLFSSNPRGHNDEGWNGNRYGAWHDYEHWKVLLEAAGFEALEHYYRPAGLPREQQPWLASVWRKVNS; translated from the coding sequence ATGCCATTGCTTCCCGAAGACCTCGACCACATCACCGCGATCACCCTCGACGACTACAACCGCAACGCCGAAGGCTTTCGCGAAGGCACCCGTGACCACGACGTGAGCCAGAACATCGAGGCGCTGCTGCGGCACATCCGGGGCGAGGCGCCGTTCACCCTTCTCGACTTCGGCTGCGGCCCGGGCCGCGACCTGCGCACCTTCACCCGCCTGGGCCATCGCGCCATCGGCCTGGACGGCGCGGAAAGCTTCGTCGCCATGGCCCGCGCCGATTCCGGCTGCGAAGTCTGGCACCAGGACTTCCTCCACCTCGATCTGCCGGCCGAACGCTTCGACGGCATCTTCGCCAACGCTAGCCTCTTCCACGTCCCGCTTCAGGAACTGCCCCGCGTCCTGCGCCAACTCTGCGCCGCACTCAAACCCGGCGGCGTGCTGTTCAGCTCCAACCCGCGCGGGCATAACGACGAAGGCTGGAACGGCAACCGCTACGGCGCTTGGCACGACTACGAACACTGGAAGGTGTTGCTGGAAGCGGCGGGCTTCGAAGCCCTGGAACACTACTACCGCCCAGCGGGCCTGCCGCGTGAACAGCAGCCTTGGTTGGCGAGTGTGTGGCGCAAGGTCAATTCGTAG
- the potE gene encoding putrescine-ornithine antiporter, with the protein MAASGKKMTLTGLTTLVAVNMMGSGIIMLPSSMAQLGAISLLSWAITAVGSMAIAYCFAQCGIYCNRSGGMSAYTEEAHGKSAFFLCSYLYFLSLAIGNVAIAISAVGYLTPFFPWLGTGAIPLFVGTVGLIWVTTLANFGGPKVTGQIGSITVWGVIIPVAGLSLIGWFWFDGEVFDAAWNPNQIATSDAITQSIPLTLWAFLGMESAAQNSDAVENPKRNVPLACLLGTLGAAVIYVLSTSVIMGIVPNPELANSSAPFAFVYAKMFNPLVGDIIMGLAVMACVGSLLGWQFTLAQTAKVTADQYMFPKLFSRVTLLGAPIAGLIANAALQSAMAVSTISPNASEQFGKLVSLAAVTNIIPYITALSALLVIMQKAGVTGYPHHRNVAALLVAMAYSLYALYASGTDAVFGGMIVTAVGYLMFGYIADRFLERRTALEMGGQS; encoded by the coding sequence ATGGCAGCCTCCGGCAAGAAAATGACCCTGACAGGGCTCACCACCCTGGTGGCGGTGAACATGATGGGCTCGGGCATCATCATGCTGCCCTCCAGCATGGCGCAGTTGGGGGCGATCTCCCTGCTGTCCTGGGCGATCACGGCGGTGGGCTCCATGGCCATCGCCTACTGCTTCGCCCAGTGCGGCATCTATTGCAATCGCTCGGGCGGGATGTCGGCCTATACGGAGGAAGCCCACGGTAAATCGGCGTTCTTCCTCTGCTCCTACCTCTATTTCCTCTCGCTGGCCATCGGCAACGTGGCCATCGCCATCTCCGCCGTGGGCTACCTGACGCCCTTCTTCCCCTGGCTGGGTACGGGCGCCATCCCGCTGTTCGTCGGCACGGTCGGCCTGATCTGGGTCACCACGCTCGCCAACTTCGGCGGGCCGAAGGTCACCGGGCAGATCGGTTCCATCACGGTCTGGGGCGTGATCATCCCGGTGGCGGGATTGTCCCTGATCGGTTGGTTCTGGTTCGACGGGGAGGTCTTCGACGCCGCCTGGAACCCGAACCAGATCGCCACCAGCGACGCCATCACCCAGAGCATCCCGCTCACACTCTGGGCCTTCCTCGGCATGGAGTCCGCCGCGCAGAATTCCGATGCCGTGGAGAACCCCAAGCGCAACGTGCCCCTGGCCTGCCTGCTGGGCACCCTGGGGGCGGCGGTGATCTACGTGCTCTCCACCTCAGTGATCATGGGCATCGTGCCGAACCCCGAGCTGGCCAACTCCAGCGCCCCCTTCGCCTTCGTCTACGCGAAGATGTTCAACCCGCTGGTGGGCGACATCATCATGGGGCTGGCGGTGATGGCCTGTGTCGGCTCACTGCTGGGCTGGCAGTTCACCCTGGCGCAGACGGCCAAGGTCACCGCCGACCAGTACATGTTCCCCAAGCTGTTCTCCAGGGTGACGCTGCTGGGCGCACCTATCGCGGGGCTCATCGCCAACGCGGCCCTGCAGAGCGCCATGGCGGTTTCCACCATCTCGCCCAATGCCTCGGAGCAGTTCGGCAAGCTGGTGAGCCTGGCCGCGGTCACCAACATCATTCCCTACATCACGGCGCTTTCGGCGCTGCTGGTGATCATGCAGAAGGCCGGAGTCACCGGCTATCCGCACCATCGCAACGTCGCCGCCCTGCTAGTGGCCATGGCCTACAGCCTCTACGCGCTCTACGCCTCGGGTACGGATGCGGTGTTCGGCGGCATGATCGTGACGGCCGTGGGCTACCTGATGTTCGGCTACATCGCCGACCGGTTCCTTGAACGGCGAACCGCCCTGGAAATGGGGGGCCAGTCATGA
- a CDS encoding amino acid ABC transporter substrate-binding protein — MNTRFLPIAALLLTTLLPLQAPAQTLDRIRATGTLTLGYLPDQPPFSSTEGEGASGYAIDLCQKVAEQLRTQPGLASIKVRFVPLAPDKALDVVRDGGVDLLCSPMVETMKRRQSVDFSLPVYTAGIGVVVRKNAPLSLVKVLNGEVDQTGPTWRATLNRGLAAHSFAVQSGTLVENWARDKLRLLKVLVTLETVSSPVEGVALVADGKADAFFANQIMLRSLVARDTANTNLMVLDRRFEFEPVSMALARGDEDFRLQVDTALSQVYRSGAIVPLYSTYFGAPSELDQTLFKVYSRP, encoded by the coding sequence ATGAACACGCGCTTCCTCCCAATAGCCGCCCTGCTCCTGACCACCCTGCTGCCGCTCCAGGCGCCGGCCCAGACCCTGGACCGTATCCGCGCCACCGGCACCCTCACCCTCGGCTATTTGCCGGATCAGCCGCCCTTCTCGTCCACCGAAGGTGAAGGGGCGTCCGGCTACGCCATCGACCTGTGCCAGAAGGTGGCCGAGCAACTCCGCACGCAGCCGGGCCTGGCGTCTATCAAGGTTCGCTTCGTGCCCCTGGCGCCGGACAAGGCCCTGGATGTGGTGCGCGATGGCGGCGTGGACCTGCTCTGCAGCCCCATGGTGGAAACCATGAAGCGCCGCCAGTCCGTCGACTTTTCCCTGCCCGTCTACACCGCTGGCATCGGCGTGGTGGTACGCAAGAACGCGCCCCTTTCCCTGGTGAAAGTGCTCAACGGTGAGGTGGATCAGACCGGCCCGACCTGGCGCGCCACCCTCAATCGCGGCCTGGCCGCCCACAGCTTCGCGGTGCAGAGCGGCACGCTGGTGGAAAACTGGGCACGGGACAAGCTGCGTCTGCTGAAGGTGCTGGTGACGCTGGAAACCGTATCCAGCCCGGTGGAGGGCGTGGCCCTGGTGGCCGACGGCAAGGCGGACGCCTTCTTTGCCAACCAGATCATGCTGCGCAGCCTGGTGGCGCGGGATACGGCCAACACCAACCTGATGGTGCTGGACCGCCGCTTCGAGTTCGAGCCGGTGTCCATGGCGCTGGCCCGGGGTGACGAGGATTTCCGCCTGCAGGTGGATACGGCCCTGAGCCAGGTCTACCGGTCTGGCGCCATCGTGCCGCTGTACAGCACGTACTTTGGCGCTCCGAGCGAGCTGGACCAGACGCTGTTCAAGGTGTATTCGCGCCCCTGA